The following are from one region of the Bacillus methanolicus MGA3 genome:
- the hisS gene encoding histidine--tRNA ligase, with product MSIRIPRGTQDILPGQVEKWQYIEMKARDLCRRFQYQEIRTPIFEHTELFQRGVGDTTDIVQKEMYTFEDRGKRSLTLRPEGTAPVVRSFIENKMYGNASQPVKLYYMGPMFRYERPQAGRYRQFVQFGVEAMGSADPAIDAEVISLAVSLYKELGLKKLKVVLNSLGDKESRSAHREALIAHFQPRIGEFCSDCQNRLEKNPMRILDCKQDRDHELMKTAPSILDYLNDESRAYFEKVQSYLTALNIEFVVDSNLVRGLDYYNHTAFEIMSDAEGFGAITTLCGGGRYNGLAEQLGGPETPGIGFALSIERLISALDAEGITLPVNETLDCYLVSLGEEAKDYTVQLLYKLRKEGFSAERDYLDRKVKAQFKAADRLNAKFVAVLGDDELKENKISVKNMESGEQVELDLASFVEKFKEIYQ from the coding sequence ATGTCAATCCGCATACCGAGAGGAACTCAGGATATTCTTCCTGGCCAGGTTGAAAAGTGGCAGTATATCGAAATGAAAGCAAGAGATTTATGCCGCAGATTTCAATATCAGGAAATAAGGACGCCTATTTTTGAACATACTGAATTGTTTCAAAGAGGTGTTGGAGATACAACAGATATTGTTCAAAAAGAGATGTACACATTTGAAGACAGAGGAAAAAGAAGCTTGACATTGCGTCCGGAAGGTACGGCCCCTGTTGTCCGGTCTTTTATAGAAAATAAAATGTACGGAAATGCCAGCCAACCTGTAAAGCTTTATTATATGGGTCCGATGTTTCGCTATGAACGACCGCAGGCAGGACGCTACCGCCAATTCGTGCAATTTGGAGTCGAAGCGATGGGAAGCGCCGACCCGGCGATTGATGCAGAGGTCATTTCCTTGGCCGTTTCTCTTTACAAAGAACTTGGTTTAAAGAAGTTAAAGGTTGTTTTAAACAGCTTGGGCGACAAAGAAAGCCGAAGCGCTCACCGCGAAGCATTAATAGCCCATTTTCAACCGCGAATCGGAGAATTTTGTTCTGATTGCCAAAACAGGCTGGAAAAAAACCCGATGAGGATTCTTGATTGTAAACAAGACCGTGACCATGAATTAATGAAAACGGCACCGTCGATTCTTGATTACTTGAATGATGAATCCCGAGCTTATTTTGAAAAAGTACAATCATACTTAACCGCCCTTAATATTGAATTTGTAGTAGATTCCAACCTAGTGCGCGGACTTGATTATTATAACCACACTGCTTTTGAAATTATGAGCGATGCAGAAGGGTTTGGTGCAATTACAACCTTATGCGGCGGCGGAAGATACAATGGTCTTGCAGAACAACTTGGCGGTCCGGAAACTCCCGGGATCGGATTTGCATTAAGCATTGAACGGCTTATTTCGGCACTCGATGCAGAAGGTATCACTCTTCCAGTTAATGAAACACTCGATTGTTATCTTGTTTCATTAGGTGAAGAGGCGAAAGATTATACAGTGCAGCTTCTTTACAAGTTAAGAAAAGAAGGGTTTTCCGCTGAAAGAGACTATCTTGACCGAAAAGTGAAAGCACAGTTTAAGGCTGCCGACCGATTAAATGCTAAATTTGTGGCCGTTTTAGGCGATGATGAACTAAAAGAAAACAAGATTAGTGTGAAAAAT
- a CDS encoding SH3 domain-containing protein, giving the protein MLKKRAVFFHICLILLLGGISPAPVPASTSSSITISDDNINIREGPGLSYKAIARVHKGNTYPLLKEQGDWIEIDLLNGQKGWVAKWLVAKNQSASSSAGESIQKNNGTATTDGLRVRKGPGAGFQVIGSLNKGQAVAILESNENWLKVQTAFGQGWVAKEYIRFQKTNPTENEKPDTPETNIGKISVDSLNVRNTPSFQGSILGKLQRGEEVTVLSQNGDWTEIKFSGKTAWVNSQYVLVEQKDSQEASTSGASANLVGVEGTVTATTLYVHEKGNLNSKIIGSVSKGENFQIYEEVNNWAKIEWKTGKYGWVANWFLNKTEAGGTKPDEERVRNSTITILQNGTNLRKGPSVETEVVYRANQGETFQVVSLQNDWYKIRLQNGTTAFVAGWIVSVKGNAPQVVKPGAEINLKNKTIVLDPGHGGRDHGTTGTRGTMEKQLTLRTAKLLFDKLKASGANVILTRNDDTFISLSSRVRTAKYQNADAFISIHYNSNSDHSIHGITSYYYYPFQKPLAESVHSATISQTKMKDRGVRFGDYYVIRETNKNAILLELGYLSNSAEEMLVTSGQYQESVSSGIFQGLAKYFTH; this is encoded by the coding sequence TTGCTCAAAAAAAGAGCAGTTTTTTTTCATATTTGCTTGATTCTGCTTCTTGGAGGAATCAGCCCTGCACCTGTTCCTGCCTCGACATCAAGCTCCATCACGATTTCTGATGACAATATAAATATAAGGGAAGGCCCAGGCCTAAGCTATAAAGCTATAGCCAGAGTTCATAAAGGAAATACATACCCACTCCTAAAAGAACAAGGGGATTGGATCGAAATTGACCTCTTAAACGGCCAAAAAGGGTGGGTTGCCAAGTGGCTCGTTGCAAAAAATCAATCCGCAAGTTCCTCAGCTGGTGAATCCATACAAAAAAACAACGGAACCGCAACAACGGACGGATTAAGGGTGCGGAAAGGACCCGGAGCAGGCTTTCAAGTCATCGGATCACTAAATAAAGGACAAGCTGTGGCCATACTTGAATCAAATGAAAACTGGTTAAAAGTCCAAACTGCTTTTGGTCAAGGCTGGGTTGCCAAGGAGTATATTAGATTTCAAAAAACAAATCCTACTGAAAATGAGAAGCCTGATACACCGGAAACAAATATTGGAAAAATTTCGGTAGACTCATTAAATGTCCGAAACACTCCTTCATTTCAAGGAAGTATTCTTGGAAAACTCCAAAGAGGAGAAGAAGTAACGGTTCTTTCACAGAACGGCGACTGGACGGAAATCAAATTTTCCGGGAAAACAGCATGGGTCAACAGCCAATATGTTCTAGTTGAACAAAAGGACAGCCAGGAAGCATCGACATCAGGAGCTTCTGCCAATCTTGTTGGTGTTGAGGGAACGGTCACTGCCACAACTTTATATGTTCATGAAAAAGGAAATTTAAATAGCAAAATTATCGGCTCTGTTTCAAAAGGAGAAAATTTCCAAATATATGAAGAGGTAAATAACTGGGCTAAAATTGAATGGAAGACTGGAAAATACGGCTGGGTTGCCAACTGGTTTCTCAATAAAACTGAAGCAGGAGGCACTAAGCCTGACGAAGAAAGAGTAAGGAACAGTACAATAACCATACTTCAAAACGGAACAAATCTGCGAAAAGGCCCAAGTGTGGAAACAGAAGTCGTTTATCGGGCAAACCAGGGAGAAACATTTCAGGTTGTCAGTTTGCAAAATGATTGGTATAAAATTCGCCTTCAAAATGGAACAACAGCTTTTGTTGCAGGATGGATCGTCAGCGTAAAAGGCAACGCGCCGCAAGTGGTAAAACCGGGGGCAGAGATAAATTTGAAAAATAAAACGATTGTTCTTGATCCGGGGCATGGAGGCCGGGATCATGGAACGACGGGAACAAGAGGAACAATGGAAAAACAATTAACACTAAGAACTGCAAAGTTATTATTTGACAAATTAAAAGCATCTGGCGCGAATGTCATTCTTACAAGAAATGATGACACATTCATCTCATTAAGCTCACGGGTCAGAACTGCAAAGTATCAAAATGCGGATGCATTTATCAGCATTCACTATAACAGCAATTCAGACCACAGTATACACGGGATCACAAGCTATTATTATTACCCATTCCAAAAACCTTTAGCGGAGTCTGTTCATTCAGCAACAATCAGTCAAACAAAAATGAAAGATCGAGGCGTCCGTTTCGGCGATTACTATGTGATCAGGGAAACAAACAAAAATGCAATTCTTCTTGAGCTCGGCTATTTAAGCAATTCTGCAGAAGAAATGCTCGTAACCTCGGGACAATACCAAGAATCAGTATCATCCGGTATATTTCAAGGGCTGGCAAAATACTTTACTCATTAA
- the dtd gene encoding D-aminoacyl-tRNA deacylase produces the protein MRVVVQRSKEAKVTVDGSIVGEISKGFVLLVGVTHHDKEEDAQFLADKIANLRVFEDENGKMNLSLLDVGGEILSVSQFTLYGDCRKGRRPNFMEAAKPEHALNIYESFNTFLREKGLKVETGIFGAMMDVQLINDGPVTLIVESK, from the coding sequence ATGAGAGTTGTTGTGCAACGAAGCAAAGAAGCAAAAGTGACAGTAGACGGGAGTATCGTTGGAGAAATAAGCAAAGGGTTTGTTCTCCTTGTCGGAGTCACCCATCATGATAAGGAAGAAGATGCCCAATTCCTTGCCGACAAAATTGCTAATCTTCGAGTATTCGAGGATGAAAATGGAAAGATGAATTTATCGCTTTTGGATGTTGGCGGTGAAATCCTGTCTGTGTCTCAATTCACTTTGTACGGGGATTGCCGGAAAGGAAGGCGGCCTAACTTCATGGAAGCGGCAAAACCTGAACATGCCTTAAATATATACGAATCTTTTAACACGTTTCTCAGGGAAAAAGGACTAAAGGTGGAGACGGGAATATTCGGCGCGATGATGGATGTTCAGTTGATTAATGACGGACCGGTAACTTTGATAGTTGAAAGCAAATAG